The following proteins come from a genomic window of Melioribacteraceae bacterium 4301-Me:
- a CDS encoding ABC transporter permease — translation MKTILNIIIKEFLQLKRDPKLFSIIFVAPAIQLILLGYAANLDIFNISTAVYDMDKSVTSRSFIEKFESSGYFSIKYYVDSYNRITELIDNGDVLWTLVIPNDFEKKLKRGEQVSVQALFDGSDGNKTSITLGYVTSIVSSYSSNILLQKSTMLNAKQPFGTVSPELRFWYNPNLKTRFFMLPGIVGLILTIITTTLMAMGIVKEREIGTLEQIIVSPIKPYQLIIGKTLPFVLLGFMDVLIVTAVMVYWFGISIKGDFFFLMIASLIYVLSSIGLGLFISTISKTQQQAMMVATFGVLLPMNFLSGFAFPIENMPGWIQPITYLIPLRYYITIIRGVILKGDGFTQLIPEISVLLAAGIVILIFSSLRFRKRLS, via the coding sequence ATGAAAACAATTTTAAATATTATCATAAAAGAATTTTTGCAGCTTAAAAGAGACCCAAAGCTGTTCAGCATAATCTTTGTTGCACCGGCAATTCAGTTGATTCTTTTAGGCTATGCAGCCAATCTCGATATATTCAATATAAGTACTGCAGTTTATGATATGGATAAAAGTGTAACCAGCCGCAGCTTTATAGAAAAATTTGAAAGCTCAGGATATTTTTCGATTAAGTATTATGTTGACAGCTACAATAGAATAACAGAGTTAATTGATAATGGCGATGTTTTATGGACGCTTGTAATTCCAAACGATTTCGAGAAGAAATTAAAACGCGGAGAGCAAGTTAGTGTGCAAGCTCTGTTCGATGGTTCTGATGGAAACAAAACTTCTATCACTCTTGGCTATGTAACTAGTATCGTTTCAAGTTATTCAAGCAATATTTTGCTGCAGAAAAGCACAATGCTGAATGCTAAACAACCTTTTGGCACTGTTAGTCCAGAACTTCGTTTTTGGTACAACCCTAATCTTAAAACGAGATTTTTTATGTTGCCTGGAATAGTAGGCTTAATATTAACAATTATTACAACTACACTTATGGCTATGGGAATTGTAAAGGAGCGGGAAATTGGAACACTCGAACAAATTATAGTTTCACCTATTAAACCATATCAATTAATTATTGGAAAAACTCTCCCCTTTGTTTTATTGGGCTTTATGGACGTATTAATTGTTACTGCAGTTATGGTTTATTGGTTTGGTATTTCAATTAAAGGTGATTTCTTTTTTCTAATGATAGCTTCTTTAATTTACGTTTTATCTTCAATTGGACTTGGTTTGTTTATATCAACAATTTCCAAAACGCAGCAGCAGGCAATGATGGTGGCAACTTTTGGGGTTCTACTTCCAATGAATTTTCTTTCTGGCTTTGCATTCCCAATTGAAAACATGCCTGGATGGATTCAGCCAATCACATACTTAATTCCATTGAGATATTACATAACAATAATACGAGGAGTGATTTTAAAAGGCGATGGATTTACTCAATTAATTCCAGAAATTTCTGTTCTTTTAGCGGCAGGAATTGTTATCCTAATTTTTAGCTCGTTGAGATTCAGAAAACGTCTCAGTTAA
- a CDS encoding ABC transporter permease, translating to MLTRIFAIAKKEIRQLKRDKRMLYVLFIWPFILLILFGYAINFDVHHIKTVVYDLDKSEDSRYFINMLTSSNYFDVVGYIDSEKKINEVIDANIARIVIVFPEDFSKNIHSNRQAKIQILISAIDANTASIVSSYINAATATFSFKIVEEALAVKGGSPYIPVNLSPRFWFNPDLNSTLFLIPGLISMILIMTAVISIAMSIVREKEKGSIEQINVSPISSIELLIGKTMPYSVLSLIIASTILLACYILFGATIKGSILLLFVSTFIFLFASLNLGILISSISDSQQVAFQLSALITILPSFLLSGFVFPIESMPPAIQILTNITPVKFYIVILRDIMLKGVGIEAFWPQLIYLLIFSFFFLTVASIINRKNKVD from the coding sequence ATGTTAACAAGAATCTTTGCTATTGCAAAAAAAGAAATACGACAATTAAAACGTGATAAAAGAATGCTCTATGTTCTTTTTATTTGGCCGTTCATTCTTCTTATTCTCTTTGGTTATGCAATTAATTTCGATGTGCATCATATAAAAACTGTAGTTTATGATTTAGATAAGTCTGAAGACAGCCGTTATTTTATTAACATGCTTACAAGCTCTAATTATTTTGATGTTGTTGGCTATATCGATTCTGAAAAAAAAATTAATGAGGTCATAGATGCTAACATAGCAAGAATAGTTATTGTTTTTCCTGAGGATTTTTCTAAAAATATTCATTCAAATAGACAGGCAAAAATCCAAATTCTCATATCCGCTATTGATGCTAATACAGCTAGTATAGTATCAAGTTATATAAATGCTGCCACTGCCACTTTCTCCTTTAAAATAGTAGAAGAAGCACTTGCTGTAAAAGGAGGCTCGCCATATATACCAGTAAATCTCTCACCGCGTTTCTGGTTTAATCCCGACTTAAACTCTACTTTGTTTTTAATACCCGGCTTAATTTCTATGATTTTAATTATGACTGCTGTTATCTCAATTGCAATGTCTATCGTTAGAGAAAAAGAAAAGGGCTCAATTGAGCAAATAAATGTTTCACCTATTTCATCTATTGAACTGTTAATAGGCAAAACTATGCCTTACTCTGTTCTTTCACTTATTATAGCGTCTACTATTTTGCTTGCATGTTATATTTTATTTGGAGCTACAATTAAGGGAAGCATTCTCCTTCTTTTCGTTTCAACATTTATATTTCTTTTTGCTTCCCTCAATCTTGGAATTTTAATTTCATCGATATCCGATTCACAACAAGTTGCTTTTCAACTCTCAGCATTAATAACTATACTTCCTTCTTTTCTTTTGTCGGGCTTCGTTTTTCCTATAGAAAGTATGCCCCCTGCTATTCAGATTTTAACCAACATTACTCCAGTAAAGTTTTATATTGTTATTCTAAGAGATATAATGCTAAAGGGAGTAGGTATTGAGGCTTTTTGGCCACAATTAATTTACTTACTGATTTTTTCTTTTTTCTTTTTAACTGTTGCTTCCATCATAAATAGAAAAAATAAAGTTGATTAA
- a CDS encoding ATP-binding cassette domain-containing protein, with protein MNSIEVYSLTKKFGEFTAVDNISFKVKKGEIFGFLGANGAGKSTTIRMLCGILEPTSGDALVGGFSIKSQPDKVKQNIGYMSQRFSLYNDLTVEENINFFGGIYGLSGNELKQRKKWVLKTANLEGKEKSLTSSLPVGIKQRLALGTAVIHRPKIVFLDEPTSGVDPVSRKGFWDLINDLSSEGITVIVTTHYLEEAEFCNHIILINNGKLIAEGTSKELKTNFLKNTIIEIECDGVVEAMDVLKKENFVNETSIFGNRIHVVVNDEFKNQQQIISILNYHSIYVKRIEKVTPTLEDVFIYLLESPSLPSPKGWVF; from the coding sequence ATGAACAGCATAGAAGTATATAGTTTAACAAAAAAATTTGGTGAGTTTACAGCTGTTGACAATATTTCCTTCAAAGTCAAAAAAGGAGAAATATTTGGTTTTCTTGGTGCAAACGGAGCTGGCAAGTCAACTACAATTAGAATGCTCTGTGGAATATTGGAACCAACCTCAGGCGATGCTTTAGTTGGTGGGTTCAGCATTAAAAGTCAACCCGACAAAGTAAAACAAAATATTGGTTACATGTCACAGCGATTTTCACTTTATAACGATTTAACTGTCGAAGAAAATATTAATTTTTTTGGCGGCATTTATGGACTTTCCGGAAACGAACTAAAGCAAAGAAAAAAATGGGTGTTGAAAACTGCCAATCTTGAAGGTAAAGAAAAATCTTTGACCTCTTCTTTGCCTGTAGGTATAAAACAACGACTTGCTTTAGGAACTGCTGTAATTCACAGACCGAAAATTGTGTTTTTGGACGAACCTACAAGCGGCGTTGACCCAGTCTCACGAAAAGGATTTTGGGATTTGATAAATGATTTATCATCAGAAGGAATTACGGTTATTGTTACAACACATTATCTTGAAGAAGCTGAGTTTTGCAACCATATTATCTTAATCAATAACGGAAAATTAATAGCTGAAGGCACATCAAAAGAACTGAAAACAAACTTTTTAAAAAATACTATCATTGAAATTGAGTGCGACGGCGTTGTTGAAGCAATGGATGTGCTAAAAAAAGAAAATTTTGTAAATGAAACATCAATTTTTGGGAATCGAATCCACGTTGTTGTAAATGATGAATTTAAAAATCAACAGCAGATTATTTCTATACTAAATTATCACTCAATCTATGTAAAAAGAATAGAAAAAGTTACGCCAACTTTGGAGGACGTGTTTATTTATTTATTGGAAAGCCCCTCCCTACCCTCCCCCAAGGGGTGGGTTTTTTAA
- a CDS encoding TolC family protein — protein MRKFIIMCYLLSVSLTAQNHKILTLKESLILGIENSKELKIARSKINALEAKVSEVNSQLLPQIKFQASYQRLSSIPPFEVSVPFLPLPIQISPTILDNFNLKLSLQQPLFTGFRLWSLKSIAENNYKAETYDYQKEINEVALKIQTAFWNYYKAKQLKRLIEENLKQTQRHLDDTKNYLANQLATKNDVLKLEVLYSNIKLQLIEAENNIDITRSSFNKILGLPLEVETDINVETIDTSFISYKLDELINRSKEKRNELKSLQYQVNASNKAIVSANSGWYPSIYLMGNYYYSKPNPRIFPAQNKFKDTWDVGVILQWDIWNWGYTSSLAAQAEEQKIQAQTALSQLKDAVELEVYQAYLSYNKAAEKIKVSRITVEQADENYKTIQEKYNQQLATSTDLIDAEVSLLQAKTNLTTSLVDFQLAKVVLLKAVGEKIY, from the coding sequence ATGAGAAAATTTATTATTATGTGTTATTTACTGTCCGTCTCCCTAACAGCTCAAAATCATAAAATTCTTACACTCAAGGAAAGTCTAATACTCGGGATAGAAAACAGCAAGGAACTTAAAATTGCCAGATCAAAAATTAACGCATTAGAAGCAAAGGTAAGCGAAGTAAATTCACAGCTTTTACCTCAAATTAAGTTTCAAGCATCCTACCAACGATTAAGCAGCATTCCGCCTTTTGAAGTGTCTGTTCCATTTCTGCCTTTGCCCATACAAATTTCTCCAACAATACTCGATAATTTTAATCTAAAACTTTCGCTTCAGCAGCCCTTATTTACCGGCTTCAGATTATGGTCATTGAAAAGTATTGCTGAGAATAATTACAAAGCAGAAACCTATGACTATCAAAAAGAAATAAATGAAGTCGCGCTAAAAATACAAACTGCTTTTTGGAATTATTACAAAGCAAAACAACTAAAAAGATTAATAGAAGAAAACTTAAAACAAACTCAAAGACACCTTGATGACACAAAAAATTATTTAGCAAATCAGCTTGCGACAAAAAACGACGTGCTAAAACTTGAAGTACTATATTCTAATATAAAATTACAATTAATCGAAGCTGAAAATAATATTGATATTACACGCTCCAGCTTCAACAAGATTCTTGGACTTCCTTTAGAAGTTGAAACTGATATTAATGTTGAAACTATCGACACCTCTTTTATCAGCTACAAACTCGATGAACTAATTAATCGATCAAAAGAAAAAAGAAACGAATTAAAATCTCTCCAGTACCAAGTAAATGCAAGCAACAAAGCAATAGTCTCAGCAAATTCCGGCTGGTATCCATCAATTTATTTAATGGGCAATTATTATTACAGCAAACCTAATCCAAGAATTTTTCCGGCACAAAATAAATTTAAGGATACTTGGGATGTTGGTGTAATACTTCAATGGGATATTTGGAATTGGGGTTATACTTCTTCTTTAGCCGCCCAGGCTGAAGAACAAAAAATTCAAGCCCAAACAGCCCTTTCACAATTGAAAGATGCTGTTGAGCTGGAAGTCTACCAAGCTTATTTATCATACAACAAAGCAGCAGAGAAAATTAAGGTGAGCAGAATTACAGTGGAACAGGCTGATGAAAATTATAAAACAATTCAAGAAAAATACAATCAGCAGCTTGCAACAAGCACCGACTTAATTGATGCAGAGGTTTCTCTTCTTCAAGCAAAGACAAATTTAACAACTTCGCTTGTAGATTTTCAACTTGCTAAAGTTGTTCTGTTGAAGGCTGTTGGAGAAAAAATTTACTGA
- a CDS encoding ATP-binding cassette domain-containing protein, whose product MESIVEINNLKKSFGEIDAVDNISLEVSKGELFGLVGPDGAGKTTTIRILCGLLNYDSGSAKVFGKEISTNRKEIQNQIGYLSQKFSLYGDLTIDENIEFFAKIHGVKKYEQRRNELLEFTRLLPFRDRLAEHLSGGMKQKLALACSLIHYPKILFLDEPTTGVDPISRRDFWKILANMLKEKITVFMTTSYMDEAERCNNIALMNKGKIISTGAPEEVKASINKSIVELVCSDVRTAYSIIKKNSTLEVQLFGDRINVMFNNYADEYKIIDELLRNNKIEVLSRKLVPPSLENVFFHLITQ is encoded by the coding sequence ATGGAATCGATAGTAGAAATAAATAACCTAAAAAAATCATTTGGTGAGATTGACGCTGTTGACAACATCTCACTTGAGGTTTCTAAAGGCGAATTGTTTGGACTTGTCGGTCCAGATGGTGCCGGGAAAACCACCACCATTAGAATTCTTTGTGGACTTTTGAACTATGATTCGGGCTCAGCAAAAGTTTTTGGAAAAGAAATATCTACGAACCGAAAGGAAATTCAAAATCAGATTGGCTACCTGTCCCAAAAATTTAGTTTATACGGGGATCTAACAATTGACGAAAACATTGAATTTTTTGCTAAAATACACGGAGTAAAAAAATACGAGCAAAGAAGGAATGAACTACTTGAGTTTACAAGACTGCTGCCTTTCAGGGACCGACTTGCTGAACATCTTTCCGGGGGTATGAAACAAAAACTTGCGTTAGCTTGCAGCTTAATCCATTATCCTAAAATTCTTTTTCTGGATGAACCAACTACAGGAGTTGACCCTATTTCGAGAAGGGACTTTTGGAAAATTTTAGCCAATATGTTAAAAGAAAAAATTACAGTTTTTATGACAACCTCTTATATGGATGAAGCTGAAAGATGTAATAATATTGCTTTAATGAACAAAGGAAAAATTATAAGTACAGGAGCACCCGAAGAAGTTAAAGCTTCTATTAATAAAAGTATTGTGGAGCTTGTTTGCAGTGACGTGAGAACTGCTTATAGTATAATTAAGAAAAATTCAACTCTTGAAGTACAACTTTTCGGCGATAGAATTAATGTAATGTTCAATAATTACGCTGACGAATACAAAATTATTGACGAGCTTTTGCGGAACAACAAAATTGAAGTTCTAAGCCGCAAACTTGTTCCGCCTTCGCTTGAAAATGTTTTTTTCCACTTGATTACACAATAA
- a CDS encoding HlyD family secretion protein encodes MNLKTILAILFSILTLIGCGNKNGQSIIEASGNIEATNVTVSSQVTGKIISILKDEGDKVNAGDTVLIIDHEALEYQLTQAKALADAARAQLDLLKEGARKEDIAQAEQAVKQAQTNFDVAKKDKERMENLFQQQSITGKQLEDANAKYKLALAQLTSAEENLKKLKNFARPEDIKQAEANLKRQLAAVSLLEKQIRDSYVQSPINGIIVKKYFEAGETVTMLSSLFKVSDLSTVKLTIYIPENELGKIKLGQHADVYSDTYPNKKYAGTIVFISPEAEFTPKNIQTKDERTKLVFAVKIEIKNPELELKAGMPADAVIKAPSNSPKGGE; translated from the coding sequence ATGAACTTGAAGACAATTTTAGCAATATTATTTAGCATCTTAACATTAATCGGATGCGGAAACAAAAATGGACAATCCATAATTGAAGCATCCGGAAATATTGAAGCAACAAATGTTACTGTAAGTTCTCAAGTAACAGGTAAAATTATCTCTATTTTAAAAGATGAGGGCGATAAGGTTAATGCGGGCGACACGGTTTTAATAATTGACCACGAAGCACTTGAGTATCAACTCACGCAAGCAAAAGCCTTAGCCGATGCAGCTCGGGCACAACTCGACTTACTAAAAGAAGGAGCAAGAAAAGAGGATATCGCCCAAGCTGAGCAGGCGGTTAAACAGGCACAAACAAATTTTGATGTTGCAAAAAAAGATAAAGAGAGAATGGAAAATCTCTTTCAACAGCAATCAATAACTGGCAAACAGCTAGAGGATGCTAATGCAAAATACAAATTAGCCCTTGCTCAGCTAACATCTGCTGAAGAAAACTTAAAAAAACTTAAAAACTTTGCCAGGCCAGAAGACATAAAACAAGCAGAAGCAAATTTGAAAAGACAACTTGCAGCAGTTAGCCTTTTGGAAAAGCAAATACGAGATTCCTATGTTCAATCACCAATAAACGGGATAATAGTAAAAAAATATTTTGAAGCCGGCGAAACTGTTACAATGCTTTCTTCTCTCTTTAAGGTGTCAGATTTATCTACAGTTAAACTTACTATTTATATCCCAGAAAATGAACTTGGAAAAATTAAATTAGGCCAACATGCTGACGTATATTCCGATACGTACCCAAACAAAAAATACGCTGGAACCATTGTTTTTATTTCACCTGAAGCTGAGTTTACGCCAAAAAACATTCAGACGAAAGATGAAAGGACAAAATTGGTCTTTGCTGTGAAAATAGAAATTAAAAATCCCGAGCTCGAACTGAAAGCTGGCATGCCCGCAGATGCAGTAATAAAAGCCCCCTCCAACTCCCCCAAAGGGGGAGAATAA
- a CDS encoding TetR/AcrR family transcriptional regulator, translating into MNQKQKILRIVEENFFQRGIIHRITIDEISSKLGMSKKTIYKHFPSKEALISEMIKNFTSKIKNQIESVLEKNDSAVVKIKNFILIIGAIASKVNDEWLFTVKNLYPDIWKYIEDFRNKMIIKNISKIIEQGKKEGLVVDIPTQIIINVFTGAVRNVVTPDFILNNNFSLQEAMKYTLTIFINGILTDKGKKSYKNTSVENELEDNFSNII; encoded by the coding sequence ATGAATCAAAAACAAAAAATACTGCGCATTGTTGAAGAAAATTTCTTCCAGCGAGGAATTATACACCGCATAACTATTGATGAAATTTCCTCCAAACTTGGAATGAGCAAAAAAACTATATATAAGCATTTCCCTTCCAAAGAAGCATTAATATCAGAGATGATAAAAAACTTTACATCTAAGATTAAAAACCAAATAGAATCTGTACTAGAAAAAAACGATAGCGCTGTGGTAAAAATCAAAAACTTTATTTTAATCATTGGCGCAATAGCATCTAAAGTAAATGACGAGTGGCTATTTACAGTAAAAAATTTATACCCTGATATTTGGAAATACATAGAAGACTTCCGAAACAAGATGATAATAAAAAACATCTCAAAAATAATTGAGCAAGGAAAGAAAGAGGGGTTAGTAGTTGACATCCCCACACAAATAATAATAAATGTTTTTACAGGCGCTGTAAGAAATGTTGTTACCCCAGATTTTATTTTAAATAACAATTTCTCATTGCAAGAGGCCATGAAATACACATTAACAATATTCATCAATGGCATTCTTACTGATAAAGGGAAAAAATCATACAAAAACACTTCGGTGGAAAATGAACTTGAAGACAATTTTAGCAATATTATTTAG
- the rlmD gene encoding 23S rRNA (uracil(1939)-C(5))-methyltransferase RlmD, giving the protein MKKGELVELTINGYAFEGKGIAKVNTENTENKKFVVFVNGAYPGDKVIAEITKVRKTYAVARVNKLLSFSPHRITPLCKHFGICGGCKQQDLNYEYQLKFKQEQVKDAFERIGAFNYVSVLPIIPSKNVFYYRNKMEFSFSDERWLTESEINSDLEITDKNFSLGLHVPNNFYKVLDVNECYLQSELSNSILNFTRSFFKRKKVLPYSIKNHTGFLRNLVIRQSFHTNDVMVNLVTSNENDQLLIEYTDELKKLFPQITTVVNNISLKKSQVAFGDYEKVFLGSGFIYDKIGDWKFRISSNSFFQTNTLQAETLYNIALEFADLSGNEIVYDLFSGAGTIPIFISKYAKEIFGFESVAPAIDDAVANASLNNVKNFKPIRTDLNKSFIPTLTEQKIPLPDVVITDPPRSGMNHKTIEDILKLSPKKIVYISCNPTTQARDVKLLCKEKYQLTKLQPVDMFPHTYHIECVALLTKIIK; this is encoded by the coding sequence GTGAAAAAGGGAGAATTAGTTGAACTAACAATTAACGGGTACGCTTTTGAAGGTAAAGGCATTGCTAAAGTAAACACAGAAAACACTGAAAACAAAAAGTTTGTTGTTTTTGTTAACGGCGCGTATCCAGGCGATAAGGTAATTGCAGAAATTACAAAAGTAAGAAAAACATACGCAGTGGCGCGAGTTAACAAATTGTTATCTTTTTCACCTCATCGCATAACCCCTCTATGCAAACACTTTGGTATATGCGGTGGCTGCAAACAGCAGGACCTAAATTACGAATACCAACTTAAATTTAAGCAGGAACAAGTTAAAGATGCTTTTGAAAGAATAGGAGCATTTAACTACGTCAGCGTTTTGCCTATAATCCCTTCAAAAAATGTATTCTATTACAGAAATAAAATGGAATTCTCGTTTTCAGATGAACGTTGGCTAACTGAAAGTGAAATTAACAGTGATTTAGAAATAACCGATAAAAATTTTTCTCTTGGACTGCATGTGCCAAACAACTTCTATAAAGTTCTTGATGTAAATGAATGTTACCTACAATCCGAATTAAGCAACTCAATACTAAACTTTACAAGGTCATTTTTTAAGCGAAAAAAAGTTCTGCCATATTCGATTAAAAACCATACCGGCTTTTTAAGGAATTTAGTAATAAGACAATCTTTTCACACAAATGATGTAATGGTGAACTTAGTTACCTCAAACGAGAATGATCAATTGCTGATTGAATATACAGATGAACTAAAAAAACTTTTTCCACAAATTACTACAGTTGTAAACAACATTTCACTTAAAAAATCTCAAGTTGCTTTTGGCGATTATGAAAAAGTTTTCTTAGGAAGCGGATTCATTTATGATAAAATAGGAGACTGGAAATTTAGAATTAGCTCAAATTCCTTTTTTCAAACAAATACTTTACAAGCTGAAACTCTTTACAATATTGCTTTAGAATTTGCTGACCTAAGTGGAAATGAAATTGTATACGACCTCTTCTCTGGTGCAGGAACTATCCCTATTTTCATTTCTAAATACGCTAAAGAAATATTTGGATTTGAAAGTGTAGCACCAGCAATTGATGATGCTGTTGCAAATGCCAGCTTAAATAATGTTAAAAATTTCAAACCAATACGCACGGACTTAAACAAATCATTCATCCCGACTTTGACCGAACAAAAAATTCCTTTACCCGATGTAGTAATTACAGATCCGCCTCGCAGCGGAATGAATCATAAAACAATCGAAGATATTCTGAAATTATCCCCCAAAAAAATAGTCTATATCAGTTGCAATCCAACTACCCAAGCAAGAGATGTAAAGTTATTATGCAAAGAAAAATATCAGTTAACAAAACTGCAGCCTGTCGATATGTTCCCTCATACCTATCATATCGAATGTGTAGCATTATTAACAAAAATCATTAAGTAA
- a CDS encoding class I SAM-dependent methyltransferase — translation MKKQEQIFLPGINKQLEFLYEKTDKKFESILVIGAASENIATLLSKKYGITVELIVNDYESLLNSKLLIENHPSINLKLMDYENTDYKNSSFELIYAQASISTNNRKKILKEIKRILKENGFFCLGEVVKLKEPVPPFVQNVFNASNLSPLFIDELINYYLQNNFVVIDKLDLTYTLKDYYTSTSNALKRYIKNATDEEKREYKKILNRIGHETSVYLKLGGEKFIGFVSLLLQKEPQ, via the coding sequence ATGAAAAAACAAGAGCAAATTTTTCTACCTGGGATTAACAAACAACTTGAATTTCTTTACGAAAAAACCGATAAGAAATTCGAATCTATTCTTGTAATTGGAGCTGCATCAGAAAATATTGCAACTTTACTCTCAAAAAAGTACGGCATAACAGTTGAATTAATTGTTAATGATTATGAATCCCTGCTAAATTCTAAATTGTTAATTGAAAATCATCCTTCAATAAATCTAAAACTCATGGACTATGAAAACACTGATTATAAAAATTCCTCGTTCGAGTTAATATATGCCCAAGCTTCGATATCAACAAATAACAGAAAAAAAATTTTAAAAGAAATTAAAAGAATATTAAAGGAGAATGGATTCTTTTGTTTAGGCGAAGTTGTTAAGCTGAAAGAACCTGTACCGCCATTCGTTCAAAATGTTTTTAACGCTTCTAATTTATCACCTTTATTTATAGATGAGCTTATAAATTATTATTTACAAAATAATTTTGTTGTAATAGATAAATTAGATCTCACTTATACACTAAAAGATTACTATACCAGTACTTCAAATGCACTTAAAAGGTACATTAAAAATGCTACCGATGAAGAAAAAAGAGAGTATAAAAAAATATTAAATAGAATAGGTCACGAGACAAGTGTATATCTAAAATTAGGCGGTGAAAAATTTATCGGATTTGTCAGTTTATTATTACAAAAGGAACCACAGTGA